In Vigna angularis cultivar LongXiaoDou No.4 chromosome 8, ASM1680809v1, whole genome shotgun sequence, the DNA window TGTATCCATGAACTGCATGTAAGTTTCCCCATAAAAAGgaaattgtattattaattactttattattttaacaataattactttgatattacttaatcatctttaaagaaaatatattacgaattacaaatttaaatcttttgattagattttatcacagagattaaaatgaaaattgaagttAATGATATGAACTGTAGAAGGTGGCTGGTTGTGACGCAGAGAGATTTGACCAAAGTCTCACAAACATCTgttctacttttctttttcccagATACTACCGCCACCCGTGTTTCTCAATCCCTataaatactttccacaattcCCAATTTCACAATCCATTCACAAACACCACACAACCATAATTTTTCCAAGAGAAAAGCACAATGGAAACCGCATCTACACTTACCTTCTTCCTCCGCAATGTCGCCGCCAAGTTCCCCTCCCGCCGAGCGCTCTCCGTCGCTGCCAAATTTGACCTCACCCACTCCCGCCTCCATCAACTGGTGGAATCCGCCGCCCAACGGCTGCTCACCGCCGGAATTAAGCCCGGCGATGTCGTCGCCCTCACCTTCCCCAATACCGTCGAGGTCCGTTCCCTGATCTGTAAACTATTACACCGTTGTCAATTATATTACATTACGTAACAAACAATATCATCTGATTAAATTTTCCTTCTCGCAATATTTGAACAATGAAACAATCTCGATCGTTTTTTCGTTAATCGCGAACCAGTGTTTTCTTTTACGTTTCAGTCTGTTATCATGTTTCTTGCCGTTATTCGAGTGCGGGCAACAGCGGCGCCGTTAAACTCGGCTTACACAGCCGAAGAATTCGAGTTTTATTTATCCGACTCCGAGTCCAAGCTTCTCCTAACATCTTCAGAAGGAAACAACGCAGCTCAAGCCGCATCTTCAAAACTCAACATAGCTCACGCCACGGCTTCGGTAACCCAAGCAGAGAATTACGAACCCGAGCTGAGTCTCTCGCTGAGTCAATCCGACTCGGTTAACTCGGTCGATTCGGTTGAGTCAGTGATTAACGATCCTGATGACGTGGCGCTTTTCCTTCACACCTCCGGCACCACAAGCCGACCCAAGGGAGTGCCGCTCACTCAGCACAACTTGCTCTCTTCGGTACAGAACATTAAATCGGTGTACCGACTCACTGAGTCTGACTCGACGGTGATTGTGCTTCCGCTTTTTCACGTGCACGGTTTGATTGCGGGGTTGCTCAGTTCCCTTGCGGCCGGTGCGGCGGTGGCGCTGCCGGCGGCGGGAAGGTTCTCCGCCTCCGCGTTCTGGAAAGACATGGTGAAGTACAATGCCACGTGGTACACTGCGGTCCCCACCATACACCAGATTATACTGGACCGCCACGCGAACAACCCCGAACCGGTTTACCCGCGGCTCCGGTTCATACGAAGCTGCAGCGCTTCTCTGGCCCCGGCTATTTTGGGCAAACTCGAGGAGGCTTTCGGTGCGCCGGTGTTGGAAGCTTATGCGATGACGGAAGCGTCGCATCTCATGGCTTCGAACCCTTTGCCGCAAGATGGGCCGCACAAAGCCGGGTCGGTTGGAAAGCCCGTGGGCCAAGAAATGGTTATTTTGGACCAAACGGGTCGGGTTCAAGAGGCTGAAGTTAGCGGAGAAGTTTGCATTCGTGGCCCCAATGTTACGAAAGGGTATAAAAATAACGTGGATGCCAATACGGCGGCGTTTGAATTTGGTTGGTTCCATACCGGTGATGTTGGCTACTTGGATTCTGATGGTTATTTGCACCTCGTGGGTCGCATCAAGGAACTCATCAACCGTGGAGGtatgttaatatttattattcaaaaactttttgttcataaatgatcaaaatattattttgccTGCGAGTATGCTATTTTCTGCAATTTTCTTTGGAAGGTATTGCGAATATTCTGAATTTAGGGAACCATGCTTTTTCAAAATTCGGTGCATTGACTGTTTTGGAGGAAAAGTTTGGGTTGAATACAGACTAAGCTTAACCATTGATTTTGGTGATTCATTGTCTTCGAGAAATATTTCTTGGTGGTGTGTCATCGATGACGTGAGTTTGATTCTTGCTGAGTAATTTGTCTGGTGTAAACTCAAGAGACTTCTTAATAGTTTTGCGCGTTACGTGAACAACTTAGCAATATTTAAATTGTGTGTGAGAATTGTTATAGTAttctcagatgaaacaaatgtCATAACTGTTTTTATATTCACCAAGGTTGAAGTCGGGCTTTTTGTTTGGTATCAACAACTATCAGAGTTGTGGTTTGTACGTCAAGAGCGTGACAGTGATGTTAATTAGGTTTTGATTTGGCAGTTATGTGAGGAAGGAAGTAGGTATAAACTATCCATATCATGACACGAGGTAGTtcattcaatttatatattatgtgaAAAGTAGAGAACACTATAGaagttgtatattttattttcatttatttagcgtcagaaagagaaaaagaaacaggGTTCATTTCAGAGTTTtcattttcagaaaatttaataaactcACTGATACATGTTAACTGATGAGAagggtttttaaattttaggcGAAAAGATATCACCAATTGAAGTTGATGCTGTTCTGCTTTCACATCCGGACATTGCACAAGCAGTTGCTTTCGGAGCGCCTGATGCCAAGTACGGTGAAGAGGTG includes these proteins:
- the LOC108323302 gene encoding oxalate--CoA ligase-like translates to METASTLTFFLRNVAAKFPSRRALSVAAKFDLTHSRLHQLVESAAQRLLTAGIKPGDVVALTFPNTVESVIMFLAVIRVRATAAPLNSAYTAEEFEFYLSDSESKLLLTSSEGNNAAQAASSKLNIAHATASVTQAENYEPELSLSLSQSDSVNSVDSVESVINDPDDVALFLHTSGTTSRPKGVPLTQHNLLSSVQNIKSVYRLTESDSTVIVLPLFHVHGLIAGLLSSLAAGAAVALPAAGRFSASAFWKDMVKYNATWYTAVPTIHQIILDRHANNPEPVYPRLRFIRSCSASLAPAILGKLEEAFGAPVLEAYAMTEASHLMASNPLPQDGPHKAGSVGKPVGQEMVILDQTGRVQEAEVSGEVCIRGPNVTKGYKNNVDANTAAFEFGWFHTGDVGYLDSDGYLHLVGRIKELINRGGEKISPIEVDAVLLSHPDIAQAVAFGAPDAKYGEEIYCAVIPREGSNVDEAEVLRYSKNNLASFKVPKKVFITDSLPKTATGKILRRLVTEQFVSQI